A stretch of DNA from Synechococcus sp. JA-3-3Ab:
AGTGGACAGGTCATCGCAGCAACGGTAATCTACGGCCTTTTGGGCTATCTGGTGGCAAGCTATTTCTTCATCGGTTTCAGCCGGGCCGACTGGGGGTTGAATTGGCCCAGCGATCTGCTGGCGGGGTATAGCCTGGGGGCTTTGTGGTTCATCTTTTGCCTCACCCTTCTGCGGATTCAGTGGATGCGCCAGACAAATGGCCGCGGCCAAGCAAGGTAGTGCATAGGTACAGAATCCTCCGGTTGCGATACACTACCCAGATAAGGCCCTTTGCCGGTTAGTTGCAGCCTCTGGCCAAAAGCTTTTGGGATGGGTCAGCGGATCTCGGAAAAGGGCTGTTATCTCTTGTATCTCAGCGCCCCAAATATCCTATGACTGCTACTTTTGTTCACACACCTTTGGCGCAAACCCTTCTGCCCCGTCCTTCCTGGGTTCGGGATTCCATGCTGGTGTTGGGGGGAAGTTTGTTGGTAGCGGCCCTGGCGCAGGTGCGGATCCCTTTGCCCTTTACGCCAGTACCCATCACCGGACAAACCTTCGGCGTGATGCTGGTGGGGGCAGGCTTTGGGTCGAGGTTGGGCTTTCTCGCCTTGCTGCTGTACCTGCTGGAGGGGCTTTTGGGGTTGCCCTTCTTCAACGGCGGCGGCTCCGGGCTCAGCCACCTAACCGGACCGACAGGGGGCTACTTGCTGGCCTTTCCCCTGGCCGCAGGGCTGATGGGCTGGTTTGTGGAGCGCTGGGGGGTGGATCGCAGCCCTTGGAAGATGGCCGCGTCCATGCTCTCCTGCTCGGTTTTGATCTACGTCTTGGGAGCCACCTGGCTGGGGGTGTGGCTGAACGAGAATGTCGGCCCCACTTCCGTCTTGGCCGTGCTCACCAAAGGCGTGTTCCCCTTTATCCCCGGCGATCTGCTGAAGTGTGTGCTAGCAGCAGCCCTGCTGCCCACCACTTGGCGTTGGCTGGGGCGGGAGACAGCGGATCCCAAGTCGTCCTCAAGCTAGGGCTTGCCCAACAGCAGCCCGATCGGTGTAGGGCCAGCCTCCCGAAAATCTAAAAAAAAAATGATATCTGCCGCAGTTTGGCCTTTTTTCTGAGATTCTAGTAACTGTGATCAAAACGGTGTTTAAAGCAACAGATTCAATGGAGCGCTTCCCTATATTGCTCTAGAGTTTTATAAGTCGCTGAGCGACAAGCCCCTTTATGGGGCTTTTTTTATCGGCTTTATAAAAAAGGTGGGATAGGGCTGACCCTGACTTGCTATAGCCAATTTGGCTGAGGGTGGAACGCTGTTAGAGATAAGATGGCATGGAGCAGACTCCAAGAGGCAACTCCACGAGCCACAGCCCAGACTTAGGAGAGAGTTGTAGGGTATGTTAAGGAAGGGGACAGCCCGACAATAGCCGCATAGATTTACGAAGTCAGTCGTTAACGGTTTATCGCTGGCTGAGCCGAGAAAACCTAAGACCAACAGTTTTCAAGACACGGAAGTAAAAGATGGACTGCCCTAAAAGAACATGTGGAGCAGTAGATCAGAGGATAGAGCCAAGCTGTTCAACCCAGTGCTACAGCCTAATTAAGGGGTACAGTAGCAACACTTAGCAAGCCAACCCTATCAAAAGCCAGAAACTGGATCACCGTTTCCTGGGTGGCCTGGCCGTAGCGCTGGTAAAACAGCTCCTGATCCCCGGTGGTGTAGAGGAAAACCTGAAGGGCAATCTGGAAGCGGAGATCACCGTTTTGGATGCCCTTTTACTCAAGTAAGTTGATCAACACTCACGTCACCGGAATGGCCAAGAACACCGCCAACAAGCCGGCCACAGTACCGCTCACAAACAAAGAGAAAAACATGATCACAGGGTTGATATTGACGGATCCCTGCATCACGCGAAGCAGGAGTAAGCTCTCTTCTACTTGTTGTAGGGAGATACAAATTACTGGATAGAGAGCCATACGCTCTGTGATAAGACAATATGAGCAATTAGGCTAGTCCCAATAGTGGCTCCAATACCTGGAATTAAATCAAATAAACCTGTAATCATCGATGAGGTTAGAGCTGAAGGGATCCGAAGTACTAAAAACACTGGAAAAGCTGAAATAGCGAAGAAAAACGACAACACGGCTCAACCCCAGAAAAATCCCAAAAATTCCGCCGCACACTTTCAGTAATTCGAGCTTTCCACTCCTCTGGGAACGGCTTTAGAAATAAGCTCCACAGTCGCTTTCCATCCAGCAGGATAACAATTTAAAAACAGGTTTACTAAACCGAAGACCAAGCTGCGCAAAGTCAACACGTCAGGGCCCAGTAGGCCTGTCGAAAAGGCTTCGGGCAAGCTTCTGAGCAACAAAATCCCCGCGGCCTAGCCAGCGCAAGTTAGCCTGGGCATTTAGTTGGGGATCTCGATCGTGACATTGGCCAACTGCACATCGTCATAGTCCACCCAAGCCCCACCGTCCTGGCCGATTGTGTCAGTCCCCAGCGGCACAAAGATATCCAGGGATCCACCCAAAAGAGGGATACTGATCCGGGATCCGCCGGCGATCCTGCCAGGCTGGATCACCGTTTTGCCAGTGCGCAAGGTAACCGTATTCAGCCCCAGGCGCAGATGCTCTAGTGGCAGAGGGATGCGCAGGTCGTCTCCCCCCAAGTGGATTTGCTCCACCTCCACTCCGTTTAAAAGCACTCGCATGGGAGACATATTGGCGCCGGGAATGCGGGACTGGCCGGCCCGATAGGCAGCGGCAGTATCCAACCCAATCAGGGATCCAAGCCGCAAAACCGGTGGGCGAGGCGGCAGGCGGTCTAGGCTGAAGGAGCGGGTCATCTCCACCCCTTGGGCAGGCGCCAGAAATTGCCCGGCAGCCGCCGACTTTGGAGAATATTGGTTATCGCCCAGGCGGATGACATTGGCCTCCAGCACCAGCGTGGCGTTGGGATCCCAGCGCTCCAACTGCAACTGCCAAGGCCGATCCCCGCCGGTCTGTCCGTTGCCTGTGCTCTGGGAATAGGGCAAATAGTTCTCCAGCCGCGCCACCAAAATTTCTTCTGCCGGCAGCGGCCCCGGCAGGCGAAACCGCCCTTGGGCATCGGTGCGCACCGAAATCCCTGCCCCCGGAATGGCCACCTCCACCCCGGCCAAAGGCTGCCCTGTCAGGCGATCCACCACCTGCCCAGAGTAGGCCGAGTCCAACTGCACCTGGCCGGTGGGTGCATCTGTGGCCGCCTGAATGCGCTGCTGCAACACCTGCCAATCGGCTTCTGTAATCCGCCCATCCTGATCGACATTGGCAGCCCGGATCTGGTCGTCGGTCAACTCCCGTTCTCCCCGCAAATAGGCCCCCAACAGGTTGAGATCCTGCACCGTCAAACGACCATCCCCATCCAGATCGCCTGCTTGAAAGGGCTGCGCTTGGGCAGAAGACAGGTCTATCCAACCCAGAGCCAGGGATCCCAGCAACAAGAGAGAACGGGCTAAACAGGAGACCCTAGACATCACAACTCTCCTGGGGAAAGAGCCGAAAGGCACTCTTTATGTCCTTATGTTTTAACGCAATTACTCCCCCACAGCAGGGTTGGCCGAGCCGGTGCGAAGTACTCTTAAACGCAATTTTGCTCGCCCGCCTTTGGCTGCAGGAGCCGAAAACTTGGTGGTAGGATAACCGTGGTGACTTGCTTCTCCGATGGCTCGATACTCCTGCGTTACCCAGCTCATGGGCTCAGCCGAGCAGTTAAGCGAAGCGATTCGCGCTGTCTTGGAGCGTTGCCAGCTTACTGTCCTACACAACAGCCCTGACTACTGGGTGGCCGGCGAGCCGCCTGGAAAAAATCCCTACGCCAAACTGGTGACGGTAGAGGTGTTTGTGGATCGCACCCGCCAAGCCGCTGACGGATCTGTACAGGTCACCTGCATCGCCAAAAACGAAGAGCTGCCCCTGAGAAGCGTCAACCATTGCCAACAAACCTTTGACCAATTGAGGACAGAGCTAGCCCAGTTGCAAGCTCAGCTGCAGCTTGCTGCTCGACAAAAAGAGGCCATAGAATAGCGAAGCTGAGTTCCCTTGGATCTCATGGCACGTCGCTGCCAACTGACCAACAAAAAACGCAACAACGCTTTCGCCATCTCCCACTCCCACCGGCGTACCAAGCGTCTGCAGGAGGTTAACCTGCAGTGGAAACGCATCTGGTGGGAGGAGGGCAAGCGGTTTGTTCGTTTGCGCCTTTCCACCAAGGCACTGAAAACCCTCAAGGCCAAAGGGATAGGGGCCATGGCCCGCGAAGCTGGAATCGACCTCAACCAATTTTGAGGGATCATCCGCTGCCTTGACCTCTTGAAAACCGATCTGCTGGGGCTGGCGCAAGAGTGGCCCTGGCTACAGTTCACAGCAATCCAAACAGTTTGCGTGACTTGGGCTGGAGCCCCGCCAGCAGAGTGTTGAGGGTGTCCCGCTGAGTAAGCTCGTTGGTGCCGCTCGCGCGTTCGAGCAAGAACTTGCGCATTTCGTCCGAGAGCTTGGCGTCGGTAAAGTCGGCGCCGACAAAGCTGGCCCCTTCAATTTGGGCCTCTTGGAGGTTGGCCCCCACCAGGAGGGCTTGGTCAAAGTTGGCATTCTGCAACTGGCAACTGGATAGGATGGCCTGGGAGAGGTTGCAGCGAAAGAGGTTGGCTTGGCGAAAGTCGGCGGCAAAAAAGTTGCCTTCCGTTAGGTTGGCAGCCACCAAGCTGGCCTCGCGAAAGATGGAATGGCTGAAGTGTCCCCCCTGAAAGCTGCTTTTGTCCAGCTTGGCAGCGGTGAAGTTGCTGTAGTCTCCCAGGGCTTGACTGAAGCTGGATCCCCGGAGATCGGAGGCAGCGAAGTTGGCCCGCTCCAGCTCGGCACGGCGAAAGTTGCATAACCGCAGATCTGCCTGCTGCATACTGAGCGAGCGCAGGTTGGCCCGCGTCAAGTTGGCCTTGGGCATCTGGATGCGGTCGAACAGGCCCCGCGAGAGGTAGGCGCCTTCGAGGTTGGCACCCAGCAGGGAGCGCCCTTCTCGCAGGGCTGCTAGCAAGTCCCGCGTGGTTTCAATGCGAACCGGCTCGGAGGGTTGGGGAGAAGGAACACTCACAGACAGACCATTCCTCACAGGCGAGCCAGAAACCTGGTCAACCTGGCCGAAACACTGAGGTCTAACAGGGATCTCATCTAACTAAGCTAACGTTTGCTTCGCTGGTCAGGGTTAAGGGGATGTTAAAGACGGCTCTGCATCGGTTTAACTTCCTGCCCGGAGCAATCCGCTCCAATTTGTTGCATACTCAGGGCAGCTTTTCGTTGCTCAAACCATTCATGCAGGTAGCTTTCATTGTCGATCCGTTGTCTCAGTTGCAGGTGGGCCACGACACCAGCGTTGCCCTAATGGAGGCGCTGCAGAAACGAGGCCACCGCATTTTTTGCCTTGGATTGGCCGACCTCTACTGGGATCAAGGGGAAACCTGGGGATCCGTTGAGGAGATTGTGTTGGATCTAGGAGCGGATCCCTGGTACGAAGTCAAAGAACGGCGTTTGTTGCCCTTGAGCCAGATGCAAGCCGTATGGATGCGCAAGGATCCGCCGGTGGACGCGGCCTATCTCTACGCCACCTACCTTCTGGATCATCTCTCCCCCCGCCGCACCCTAGTGCTCAACCATCCTGCCGGGATCCGCTCCGCCAACGAAAAGCTCTATGCTTTGCGGTTTAAAGAGTGGATCCCGCGTACCTGCGTCAGCAGCAGCAAGGCCTTGCTCCGCCAATTCGTCGAGCAGGTGGGGCAGGCGGTGCTCAAGCCCCTGGGCGGCAAGGGTGGGGAAGGGATCCTGCGGGTCAATGCCGGCGATCCAAACCTCAATTCCTTGATCGAGCTGAGCACTCAGTTTGGCCGGCTGCCCGTGATGGTGCAAGAGTATTTGCCGCAGGCAGCAGCGGGAGATAAGCGCATTTTGCTGCTGGAGGGCGAGCCTTTGGGCGCCGTCAATCGCATCCCTGGGGAGGGGGATTTCCGTGGCAATGTGGCCGCTGGGGGTCGGGTGGAGAAAACCGAGATTGCTGAAAAAGAACGGGCCCTCTGCGCGGCTTTGGCGCCAGTGCTGCGGCAGGAGAAACTCTATTTTGTTGGAATTGATGTCATCGGGGAACGGCTGACAGAGATTAACGTCACCAGCCCAACTATGCTGCGGGAGATCTGCCAGTTAGAAGGGGTTGATCTGGCCGATCAAGTGGCCCAGTGGCTGGAGAAGAAAGTGCCCATCAAAGCGTAAACTGCCCCACGCCCTCTTCCGAGGAATCTGGGCATTATCCAACAGATACCCTCTCCAGTCACTTTCCCCCTTTGAGCTCCCTCGCAAGAGCATCGATGCTACAGCCTGTTAAAAATAGGGTACAGGTATTCAAGAGGCAGGAGAGGAGGGGATGCCAACCCATTCTTTGGATTGACGGCAAAGAGTTGTGACAGCTTATCAGGCAGGTAAGACCTCTATCCGCTTCCGAAGTGGGTTTGCTAAGTGTTGCTACTGTACCTCTTGATTCTTTAGCAGGCTGTACCTCAAGCTCTGGGGGAAGTTACGCCTGGGGTCTGCCGGGGCTGGGCGACCAGCTAGGTAGGAGTCGCTGAAGCACAGACAAAAGTTCCCTTTTGCCCGCTGTTGTCTAAGTCTTTTAGAGCGGCATCTCCCAGTGCAGCTCGACGTAGGTATGGCCTTCCGGAGTGTGGGTGCGATGCCAGGAGCCCTTGGGCAGGTAGCGGGCAATGGTATTCATGGCTTTGCTGCCATAGCCGCCACCGGGGCTGGGGGCGTATTCTACGCCGTCATTGATGACCGACAAGCAGCAGTGGCGCTCCTTTTGCACCAAGGACACCTTGACGAAGGAGGCGTTGCCCTTGGGAGGTTGCACATGGGCGATGACATTGCCGATGGCCTCTCGCAAAAAGCGCAAGATGTCCTCCCGTTGGTCGAACCACTCGCCGGTATTGGGCTCCTCCAGAGGTTGTAGGTGGCGCTCCACAGGCAAGGTCAGGCTGCCCGTCCGAATCAGCTCGTCCAGATAGGTGTCGATGCCCCGGTGCAAGCCCTCCCGCAAGCTGGGGGAAATGCGCAGCTTGGTGGCCAGGGTGCGCACATCGTTAAGCTGCTCGCGAATGCCTCGCCCGATCCTTTCCAGTTGTTCCAGCAGACGATCGTAAATGGCAGGATCGGGATCCTTACCCTGCTGCTGTTGCCATTGCAAGCTCTCCAGCTCGTCCATCACCACCTTCAGCTCCTGCAGCTCGCGATCGTGAATGTCGGTGGCAATGCGGTAGAGCAGCTTGCGGGCTTGGTCGATAGCAGCCTCTTGTTCGGCCCGGCGCAGGCGCTCCAGTTCCTGTTGCTGGGCCAAGAGCCGCTCCTGGTTCTCCAAGATTACCAAGGTCAGAAGCAGGCTCACCCCCGTTAGACCGACGGCCAAAGCCGGCAAGGTCAGCGGCCAAATCCAACGCCACAGCAAAAATTGGGTCACGGCCCACCCTTCATAAGCAACCAGCCCCACCACTGGCCAGAGGAGAGAGCGCTGTTGTTTCCAGTCCCAGCAATTCCGTCGCGGGGAGGGGCGATAGAGCACCCAGATCAGGCCCGTTCCCGCCCCCAGCAGGAAGACAACTCCCGCCGCTAGCCCTGCCGGCAGGGATCGGTACACCTCTCCGGTGAGCAGGCTCGAGAGGATTTGCGCCTGCAGCTCGACTGCCGCAATCTGGGATCCATCCGCCGTCCGCACCGGGAAGGTCTCCGGGTAGCCGCCCACAAAGCCGACCAGGACAATTTTGTCTCGCAGTTGGTCGGCAACTTTGGGGTCGAGGGGCGGGATCCCTTCTTGGCCGCGGCAGGCTTGGCCGGGGCTGAGCGTCGGGGAGCCGGATCCCGTCTGGGAGATCAGCGGCGGACAGACCCGTTCGATGGGGATGATGGGGATGCTGTGCTGAGAGCCAAGGGGATTGAACTGAAACGGCTGTAAGCCCGGCTTGCGAAACCAGCGGCTAGCCTTCTCCGGGTCGTACTTGGCAAAAGCCAGAGCCTCCACCGAGGCGAACATCTGCTCCTCCTGGCTGTCGCGGCGTAGGTAGAGCCCCCGCAACTGGGCCTGGCGTAGGATCCCGGTTCTGTCGACTCGGTGTTGCACCACCCCCTGAACATGCTCTGGCGGCACCAAATACTCAAGGCGCAAGGACGAAAAAGGCAAGAAGTGGTTGTAGATGTTGATCTCGGAGCGTCCAAAGCTCTCGCTGCTGCGGGTGGCCAAAACCAAGCGATCCGGGTAGCGCTGCACCACCTGACGCAGGGGAGCATCTAGGTTCTCGTTGCCCAGATTCTGCGGCACCACAAAGCTGCTGGGCAGGTTCAGCACCACCACCCTGGCTTCGGCCTCTTCCAGAAGGCGCAAGGTCAGGCCGGCGTAGTTAGCCCGTTCCAAGAGAAAGTCAACATTATGCTGGCCATCACCACTTTCTCCCTGCCCATCAATGCGGCCATCGATGCCGAGGACCACCACCTCCGGGGAAGGTTGCTGAGGGCCGCGCCAAGCATAGAGCCATTCCTGGGCGTCGCTCTCCAGCCGCAGCAACAAAGGGTGCTGGGCAGAAAGGTTGAGCAAGGTGGCCCACCCCAGGCCCCAAGCCAAGGCCCAGCCCAGTCGCCGCCGGGAGGGAGACAGTCGCCTCTGAGGGCCACGCTCTTGGCCAGCAAGAAGGGGAGAAGCGAGATTCGGCATGTTGAGGCCAACAGGTTGAAGAGCGCCTCCTCTGCCATCTTGGCCGCTGACAACGGCTGGCGAGGGGATCCCTGCCCACCCAGTTGCTGGGGAAAAACCGCAGCTTCAGGGGTGATGGTTGCGCACCCGCGCCGCCTCCTCAGGACTAATGCCGAGACGGGTGAGGTTAACGCGGCCCTTGTGGTCGATGCTGCGCACCTTGACCACCACCTCATCTGCTACGGCAATTTCATCCTCCACCCTGCTGACGCGGTACTCCGCCAGTTGCGAGATGTGGATCATGCCCTCTTTGCCCGGCAAGAACTCCACAAAGGCGCCGATAGGAATGATGCGGGTCACCTTGCCCAGGTACACCTGCCCCTCTTCCACCCGCCGCACCAGGTTTTCGATCATCGCCCGAGCCGCTTCTGCCTGGCCGCCCACCGAGGAGGACACGGTGATCGTGCCATCGTCGCTGATGTCCACCTTGGCTCCTGTCGCTTCGGTGATGCTGCGCACCATCTTGCCGCCAGGGCCGATGATCTTGCCGATATCTTCCGGATCCACCTTGAACGTGAGCAGACGAGGGGCTGTTTTGGCCAACTGGGGCCGAGGCGCCGGGAGAACCTCCAGCATTTTGTCAAGGATGTAGTCCCGCCCGGCCTTGGCCTGCAGGAGGGCTTTCTCCACCACATCCACGGTGATGCCGGTAATTTTCATGTCCATCTGCAAAGCGGTGATCCCGGCCCGCGTGCCGGCCACCTTGAAGTCCATATCCCCCAAAAAGTCCTCGATGCCCTGGATGTCGGTGAGGATGCGCACCTCGTCCCCTTCCTTAATTAAGCCCATGGCTACGCCGCTGACCGGCGCTTTGATCGGCACCCCGGCATCCATCAAAGACAGGGTAGAGCCACAGACTGAGGCCATCGAGGTGGAGCCATTGGAGGAGAGCACCTCTGAGACCACCCGCACCACGTAGGGAAACTCCTCCTCCTTGGGCAGCACCGGCACCAAGGCCCGCTCCGCCAGCGCCCCATGGCCGATCTCCCGCCGTCCCGGCGAGCGCGAGGGCCGCACTTCTCCCACGGAAAAGCCGGGGAAGTTATAGTGGTGCATGTAACGCTTCTCGTCCACTGGGTGCAGATCGTCCAGCTCCTGGGCATCACCAGGGGTGCCGAGGGTGGTGATGGAAAGGACTTGGGTGAGGCCGCGGTTGAACAGAGCGCTGCCGTGTACCCGTGGGATCAAGCCCACCCGACAAGAGACTGGTCGCACCTCGTCCAGCTTGCGCCCATCCACCCGCACCCCCTCCTGCAAGATCTGCTGGCGCATCAGCTTCTTGGTCAAAGCCTTGAACTGGTTGTCCAATTCCTTGGGATTTTCCAGCAGATACAGCCGCAAGGGATCCCCCTCTGGCCGTGCCTGGATCTGGGCCTCTAGCTTGGCCTTGATCGCCTCCAGTTGTTGCTCGCGGCTGGTCTTATCCAGGAACTGCCTGAGGACGGAGCGAATCTCCTCCTGGGCGTGTTCTGCCACAAAGGCAACCAGCTCCTCATTTTGAGGGGGCGGGGGCAGCTCCACAGGGGTGATGTTGAGATCGGCGAAAACTTGCTGTTGGGCCTTGAGCAGCTCTTGAACGGCCTCGAAACCAAACTCAATGGCCTCGACCACGTCCTTTTCCGGCAGTTGGTTGGCGCCGGCCTCCACCATGATTACGCCGTCGGCACAGCCAGCCACCACCAAATCCAGATCGCCGGCCTCGATCTCGGCATAGGTGGGGTTGATGATGAACTCATCTTTAACCAAGCCGACCCGCACCGCCGCCACCGGGCCGTTGAAGGGGATGCGAGCGCTGTGGATGGCCAGCGAGGCCCCCAAAATACACAACACATCGGGCGGCACCTTGTCGTCCACCGAGAGGGTGGTGGCCACGATTTGCACATCGTCCCGCAGCCATTCTGGGAACAAAGGCCGCAGGGGCCGGTCTATAAGACGAGAGATCAGGGTGGCCCGCTCCGGTGGCCGACCTTCCCGCCGCAAGTAGCCTCCTGGGATCCGCCCGGCAGCGTAGAGCCGCTCCTCATAGTCCACCAGCAAAGGCAAGAAATCGACACCGGCACGACCGGCTTGTCGCGTAGCCGTGACCAAGACCGAAGTTTCCCCAGAAGTCAACCAGACTCCGCAACCTGCCTGGGGAGCCATCAACCCAATATTGATGTCAATTTCCCGCCCGTAAAAGGAAATCGACCGAGTATATTCCGCCATGTAACGCTTCGCCTTCTTTTTTCTTGCCGCTATCGTAGCATTCTCTTTTTGCTTTGTTCTCTGGTGGGAGAGAGTTGGGGCGTCGCCAAAAACTGTTCTTCTGGCTCTGGCCGGGGAGCTGCAGCAAGGCTAGGGTAGGCCAGATGCTCGCTTGCCGCCAACCCAACCGCCTCCCGTGCTGATGCTAGAGCCGCTGACGCCTGCCCAAATCAGGGCCTACCTGGAGCGCATTGGCTACGTCGGCCCCACCCAGCTCACCCCGCAAACCCTGCGCCAGATCCACCTGGCCCACCTGCTGCGGGTGCCGTTTGAAAATCTGGATATTCACTGGGGTCGCCCCATTCGCCTGGAGCGGGATTTTTTGTTCCAAAAAATCGTCCGAGAGCGGCGGGGCGGCTTTTGCTTTGAGCTGAACAGCCTGCTGGCCGCTGCTCTGCAGGGGATGGGGTTTTCGGTCCATCTGCTCTCGGGACAGGTGAGCCGGGCCGTTCACGCTACTCGGACGGAGCCTGATGGCCACTTTGGCCCCGAATGCGACCATCTGGCCCTGCAGGTGAACTGCGGCAATGAGGCGTGACATCCTCTCCCGCTAAGCCCTGACGGGCTGTAGACGGGAGCTTCCGAGAATCACTTCTCGGAGTTGCTGCTTCAACGGACTGGTAAACCAGGATCCTCCACAGCCAGAGAGCGGCAGTCCCACCGCCCCCCTATATCCCCCCGTATACGGGGGGACCTGAGTCCTCGCTTCAAAATCTCGATAGCAGCGTTCAAGTCTCTGTCCCAGGACCCACAACGAGGGCAATCATGCACCCGTTCCGACAAGGTCTTGGGAACACGCTCCTCACAAACACAACAATTTTGGGACGTACCACGGGGATCCACTCTCAACACCTGTTTGCCGCGTTTGACCGCCACTGCTGTCAGAATGTCAAGAAATTGTCCCCAAGCCGCATCCAAAATCGATTTAGCCAACCGAGTCCGTGCCAGCCCTCGGACGTTGAGATCCTCCACCACCAACAGGTCGTATTGCCCCACCAGCCAGTGCGCCACTTGGTAGTGGAACGCTTTGCGTTGTCGGGCAACGTGCAACTGCAAACAAGCAACTTTCGTGGCTTGTCTCTTCCAGTTGGCGGATCCCTTCACCTTGCGGCTCAGTTGCCGCTGCTGTCGAGCCAAGTGTTTTTGGGCTCGGCGGTAGTACCGCGGGATAGGCACCACCTCCCCATCGCTGGTGGTGAGAAACCTATCCAATCCCACATCAATGCCCACCGCCTTTTTGATCGGCACAGGCTCTGGGAGAGGAACGCTTTTGTCCTCCAAGGTGATGCAGACATACCACCCATCGGCCTTGCGCACCACTGTGCAGGTTTTGGGCACAAACCCCTCCGGCAAGGGGCGGTGCAGCACCACAGGCAGCGAGCCAATCTTGCTCAGCCGCAGAGTCTCCCCTTCCAGATGCGCTCCCGCCTTGGGGCAATTGATGCGGGGGAATGTGAAGGATCTCAACTCCCCCGCTTTTTTGAAGCGAGGCCGCCCCCGCCGCTTGCCTGTGCTATCCGGCTCCCGCCACGCTTTCCACGCCTTGTCCAGCCGCATCAAGTTTTGCTGCAGCACCTCGGCGTAAATGCCCCGGTAAGCCGGGAACAGTTGCTTGATTTGTTTGAGGGATCCCGCCTGCCGATAATAATTCGGCTCCAGCGGAGCTTCTGACACAGGCAACGGACAAGAGACAAGACTGCAGCGGTCAATTGGACAACGGGTTGCGGTCAGCCAATCCAGT
This window harbors:
- a CDS encoding pentapeptide repeat-containing protein → MSVPSPQPSEPVRIETTRDLLAALREGRSLLGANLEGAYLSRGLFDRIQMPKANLTRANLRSLSMQQADLRLCNFRRAELERANFAASDLRGSSFSQALGDYSNFTAAKLDKSSFQGGHFSHSIFREASLVAANLTEGNFFAADFRQANLFRCNLSQAILSSCQLQNANFDQALLVGANLQEAQIEGASFVGADFTDAKLSDEMRKFLLERASGTNELTQRDTLNTLLAGLQPKSRKLFGLL
- the rpmB gene encoding 50S ribosomal protein L28, translated to MARRCQLTNKKRNNAFAISHSHRRTKRLQEVNLQWKRIWWEEGKRFVRLRLSTKALKTLKAKGIGAMAREAGIDLNQF
- a CDS encoding polyribonucleotide nucleotidyltransferase, yielding MAEYTRSISFYGREIDINIGLMAPQAGCGVWLTSGETSVLVTATRQAGRAGVDFLPLLVDYEERLYAAGRIPGGYLRREGRPPERATLISRLIDRPLRPLFPEWLRDDVQIVATTLSVDDKVPPDVLCILGASLAIHSARIPFNGPVAAVRVGLVKDEFIINPTYAEIEAGDLDLVVAGCADGVIMVEAGANQLPEKDVVEAIEFGFEAVQELLKAQQQVFADLNITPVELPPPPQNEELVAFVAEHAQEEIRSVLRQFLDKTSREQQLEAIKAKLEAQIQARPEGDPLRLYLLENPKELDNQFKALTKKLMRQQILQEGVRVDGRKLDEVRPVSCRVGLIPRVHGSALFNRGLTQVLSITTLGTPGDAQELDDLHPVDEKRYMHHYNFPGFSVGEVRPSRSPGRREIGHGALAERALVPVLPKEEEFPYVVRVVSEVLSSNGSTSMASVCGSTLSLMDAGVPIKAPVSGVAMGLIKEGDEVRILTDIQGIEDFLGDMDFKVAGTRAGITALQMDMKITGITVDVVEKALLQAKAGRDYILDKMLEVLPAPRPQLAKTAPRLLTFKVDPEDIGKIIGPGGKMVRSITEATGAKVDISDDGTITVSSSVGGQAEAARAMIENLVRRVEEGQVYLGKVTRIIPIGAFVEFLPGKEGMIHISQLAEYRVSRVEDEIAVADEVVVKVRSIDHKGRVNLTRLGISPEEAARVRNHHP
- the gshB gene encoding glutathione synthase, producing the protein MQVAFIVDPLSQLQVGHDTSVALMEALQKRGHRIFCLGLADLYWDQGETWGSVEEIVLDLGADPWYEVKERRLLPLSQMQAVWMRKDPPVDAAYLYATYLLDHLSPRRTLVLNHPAGIRSANEKLYALRFKEWIPRTCVSSSKALLRQFVEQVGQAVLKPLGGKGGEGILRVNAGDPNLNSLIELSTQFGRLPVMVQEYLPQAAAGDKRILLLEGEPLGAVNRIPGEGDFRGNVAAGGRVEKTEIAEKERALCAALAPVLRQEKLYFVGIDVIGERLTEINVTSPTMLREICQLEGVDLADQVAQWLEKKVPIKA
- a CDS encoding carboxypeptidase regulatory-like domain-containing protein, whose amino-acid sequence is MSRVSCLARSLLLLGSLALGWIDLSSAQAQPFQAGDLDGDGRLTVQDLNLLGAYLRGERELTDDQIRAANVDQDGRITEADWQVLQQRIQAATDAPTGQVQLDSAYSGQVVDRLTGQPLAGVEVAIPGAGISVRTDAQGRFRLPGPLPAEEILVARLENYLPYSQSTGNGQTGGDRPWQLQLERWDPNATLVLEANVIRLGDNQYSPKSAAAGQFLAPAQGVEMTRSFSLDRLPPRPPVLRLGSLIGLDTAAAYRAGQSRIPGANMSPMRVLLNGVEVEQIHLGGDDLRIPLPLEHLRLGLNTVTLRTGKTVIQPGRIAGGSRISIPLLGGSLDIFVPLGTDTIGQDGGAWVDYDDVQLANVTIEIPN
- a CDS encoding biotin transporter BioY, with the translated sequence MTATFVHTPLAQTLLPRPSWVRDSMLVLGGSLLVAALAQVRIPLPFTPVPITGQTFGVMLVGAGFGSRLGFLALLLYLLEGLLGLPFFNGGGSGLSHLTGPTGGYLLAFPLAAGLMGWFVERWGVDRSPWKMAASMLSCSVLIYVLGATWLGVWLNENVGPTSVLAVLTKGVFPFIPGDLLKCVLAAALLPTTWRWLGRETADPKSSSS
- a CDS encoding AI-2E family transporter codes for the protein MALYPVICISLQQVEESLLLLRVMQGSVNINPVIMFFSLFVSGTVAGLLAVFLAIPVT
- a CDS encoding CHASE2 domain-containing protein; this translates as MPNLASPLLAGQERGPQRRLSPSRRRLGWALAWGLGWATLLNLSAQHPLLLRLESDAQEWLYAWRGPQQPSPEVVVLGIDGRIDGQGESGDGQHNVDFLLERANYAGLTLRLLEEAEARVVVLNLPSSFVVPQNLGNENLDAPLRQVVQRYPDRLVLATRSSESFGRSEINIYNHFLPFSSLRLEYLVPPEHVQGVVQHRVDRTGILRQAQLRGLYLRRDSQEEQMFASVEALAFAKYDPEKASRWFRKPGLQPFQFNPLGSQHSIPIIPIERVCPPLISQTGSGSPTLSPGQACRGQEGIPPLDPKVADQLRDKIVLVGFVGGYPETFPVRTADGSQIAAVELQAQILSSLLTGEVYRSLPAGLAAGVVFLLGAGTGLIWVLYRPSPRRNCWDWKQQRSLLWPVVGLVAYEGWAVTQFLLWRWIWPLTLPALAVGLTGVSLLLTLVILENQERLLAQQQELERLRRAEQEAAIDQARKLLYRIATDIHDRELQELKVVMDELESLQWQQQQGKDPDPAIYDRLLEQLERIGRGIREQLNDVRTLATKLRISPSLREGLHRGIDTYLDELIRTGSLTLPVERHLQPLEEPNTGEWFDQREDILRFLREAIGNVIAHVQPPKGNASFVKVSLVQKERHCCLSVINDGVEYAPSPGGGYGSKAMNTIARYLPKGSWHRTHTPEGHTYVELHWEMPL